Proteins encoded together in one Candidatus Sulfotelmatobacter sp. window:
- a CDS encoding site-specific integrase — MKRAARHKTGSVVFDKRRKTWNFLWWEEGKRRSMLIGTVSQHRTKASAWRAAKALQDALEDQSKRVSNVLTVNTLVQQYRLEKMPKRVDTRRSYEVWLRNHIMPRWGDCSLSQVQARPVELWLESLLLAPKSKAHIRGVLSILWDFAVWRGEIPMQRNPMELVTVKGATKRKRQPRSLTVEEFQKFTHHLEEPFRTMALLCCCLGLRISECLGLKWSDVDWINERLTVERGVVCQQVDDVKTAESRKILVISRELLYTVKTLKQLTQFSASEDWMFASPVQLGRLPWSYDQVWRTYQKAAGKAGIGGLGTHALRHTYRSWLDSVGTPVGVQQKLMRHADIRTTMNVYGDAASAEMAEAHGKIVRLALPQS; from the coding sequence ATGAAAAGGGCAGCACGGCACAAAACCGGAAGTGTAGTGTTCGATAAACGACGTAAGACATGGAATTTCTTGTGGTGGGAAGAAGGCAAACGGCGCTCGATGCTGATCGGGACCGTAAGCCAACATCGCACCAAGGCAAGCGCTTGGCGTGCAGCCAAGGCACTCCAGGACGCTTTGGAAGACCAATCAAAACGTGTAAGCAATGTGCTAACCGTCAACACGCTCGTTCAACAATACCGATTAGAGAAGATGCCTAAGCGAGTCGATACTCGACGTTCCTACGAAGTTTGGCTGAGGAATCACATAATGCCACGATGGGGTGATTGCTCGCTATCCCAAGTACAGGCACGCCCGGTAGAACTATGGTTGGAATCTTTGCTACTTGCTCCCAAGAGCAAGGCGCACATCCGTGGCGTACTCAGCATTCTATGGGACTTCGCTGTTTGGCGCGGGGAAATCCCGATGCAGCGAAATCCAATGGAACTGGTGACCGTTAAGGGTGCGACCAAGCGCAAACGGCAACCGCGAAGTCTGACTGTGGAAGAATTCCAGAAGTTCACACACCATCTGGAAGAACCGTTCCGCACGATGGCTTTGCTCTGCTGTTGCCTTGGCCTGCGAATCAGCGAGTGCCTCGGATTAAAATGGTCCGACGTGGACTGGATCAATGAAAGGCTGACGGTCGAACGAGGCGTGGTGTGCCAGCAAGTTGACGATGTGAAAACCGCAGAGTCACGTAAGATACTGGTGATTAGCCGCGAACTGCTGTATACCGTTAAGACCCTGAAGCAATTAACCCAGTTCTCAGCTAGTGAGGATTGGATGTTTGCCTCACCGGTGCAGCTTGGCAGATTGCCTTGGTCTTACGATCAAGTCTGGCGTACGTACCAGAAAGCAGCTGGCAAAGCGGGGATCGGCGGACTTGGCACTCATGCGTTGCGTCATACGTACAGGTCGTGGTTGGATTCGGTTGGTACACCTGTCGGCGTGCAGCAGAAGCTTATGCGGCATGCGGACATCCGTACAACGATGAACGTATAC